From Archaeoglobus sulfaticallidus PM70-1:
AGAAAGCATCCTGATCATAACGGGTGGAGGGGAACTGGCAGATATTGTGAGGAAAATGAATGTTGATGACGAGAACTCTCACTGGATGGCAATAGCCTGCATGGAGATAAACAGTTACCATCTCCTGTCAATGTCTCCTGAGCTGAAAAAGATCGCTGTGAAAAGCGTTGACGAGATGAGCTTCGAGGGGGTTGGCGTTCTGCTGCCATACATGCTGATGATCAGCAAAGATCCTTTACCGCATTCATGGTCCGTAACTTCTGACTCAATAGCAATATGGGTCGCTGGAGAGCTAAATGCTGAAAAGATGATCAAAATCACAGATGTCGATGGGATATACAGGGATGGTATTCTGATCAATGAAATAAGGGCTGAAGAGTTAAACTTTAAAACATGTCTGGATGAGTACTCTCCAAAGCTGATAGGGCATTACGGTATCGATGTCTTTATCTGCAATGGCAACAAACCTGAGAGGGTAAAAGATTATATATTGAGAGATAAGCCTTTTGGAACACTCATAAAAGGGAGGTAATTGTCATGGAAGTTCACAAATGTATATCATGTGGGGAGAACCTGATAGGAATGAACTACGTGAAGTTCCCGTGTCCTAACTGTAATGAGAGTATATATCGCTGTAAGAGGTGTAGAAAGCTCGCAAATCTGTATAAATGCCCATCATGTGGATTTGTTGGGCCATAAATCATAAACCAAGGAGGGAGTCATATGGGCGATGTTGTAATGAAAATCAAGGTAATGCCAGCAGATGTTAATGTGGATCTCGAAAAGATCTACTCGGAGATAGAGAAAATCAAAAGCGAGAAAATAAGCCTGAGAGATAAGAAGATCCAGCCCATCGCGTTCGGCCTTAAAGCTCTGTTGCTTATGGCCGTAATGCCTGATGAGGGATCTATTGGAGATGAGTTCGTAGAAGCTATCAAAAAAATTGAGGGTGTTGAGAGCGTAGAGATCGAATCTGTGGAGCTTCTCTAAATTCTCTACCCTATTATTTATAAATAATGAAGATTAATAACTAATTAGCCAAAGTTCGTCTGGAACGCTATTACCTGGTCTATCAGGGTTATCTCTTCTTTTTCATCATGCACAGAAACGATGCCTTTAGCGTTCAGCCTGACCTCTGTTCTCTCACCATTCTTCAGATGGCTGATCCACCACTCTGTGAGCTTGTTGTTATCTATCTTCGTTATGAACTCGACCTTTGTTTTGCCACCTACTTCTTGCAAGATATTGCTCTCTCCCTCCCCAACCTTTATGCCGTTCATCTCTATTGTATAGCTTATCTTCTCCAGCATAACCTTCAGGTTGCTCTCGATCTCGGCTGTCGCGATTATCTCGGTGTAGTCCTTCGTGACCTCCCCCCATCTCGTATCCAGTGACAGGATCCTCACCTTTATGCCATTGAATCTTATCTCTTCCGGTTTGTCCAGCTTAAATCCTGAAAGGATGTTGGTCTCGACTGTTCTCGTTAGCTTGATCGGGTACTTGAATTCCGTCACCTTCAAATCGAATACGAGATCTCCCTCGAAGAGCATCGTTGATTTCTCTCCGTTTTTGATGTGGCTTACCCACCACTCAGGGATTTTGGAGTTGTCTATCTTCGTTGATAGCTCTATGGTTGATTCGGTGTTTGCAGCTATCTCTGATTTCAATGCTGAGCCATGACCCATCTCTATGGAGTTCATGTAAATCTTGGTCTCAACATCCTTCAGCGGGATGGGTACTGGATTGGGATTGTAAACCTTGATGTTGGTTATGACCTCAGAGTAATCCTCATGGATCCCACCCCAGTGATTTTCAATGCTCCTGATCTCCGGCTTTCCAAGCTTCACCTGACTGCATCCGGCGATTATGAAACCGATTATAATCAAAACTGCCAGCTTTTTCATAATTTATGGTAGCGAATAATACTATTAAAAATTTGGCTTGAGAAGAACTTAATAAATTGACCGAAAGCATAATATGAAATTTCAGGAAAGATTAAGATGTGATTAAATTCGCCCATCTTGCAGATGTTCATGTTGGCAACAGGCAGTACGGCAGTTATGAAAGGCAGATGGATTTTGCTCAGGCTTTTTTAAATGCGATAAAGTTTTGCGTTTCTGAAAAGGTAGATTTCATCATCATTTCCGGAGATCTATTCCACAAAAAATCCGAAATCGATCCGCTGACATTACTTCAGGTTAAGAAGGTGCTTGAGATACCAAAAAAAGCTGAAATACCCGTTATCGCTGTGGAAGGAAACCATGACTCCACATACTTCAGAGAGAACTACACGTGGCTGGACTATCTTGCTGGAAGTGATCTGCTGATAAACCTCAAGCCCAGTTTCGATGACGGGCTTGTTGTTGAGGAATGGGATGGGGAAGGTGCATACATAGATCTAGATGGGGTAAGAATATACGGAATGAAGTACTACGGCTCCCTTACTGAGAGGATACTGGATGAATATGCGAAAAAAATTAAAAGATCAGGATTCACGATATTCGTCTCGCACATAGGTGTTGAGGGGTATGTCAAGAACATGTATGGATGTATAGGCTCATCCAAGCTTCACAGGCTGAGGGGCAGGGTTGACTACATAGCACTGGGTCATGTTCACAAGGCTTTTGTTGAGGATGACTTCATTTTCAATCCTGGAAGCCTTGAGATATGTGACATATCGGAGGTTGATTACGACAGGGGGGTTTTCATCGTTGAGTTCGATGGAGAGGTCAGATACAGCCTGAGAAACGAGTTCTACAAACCAAGAGATTTTCTGATTGCAAAGTATCGATTCAAGGATAGAAGCTTCGATGATTTCTCGAAATTTTTGAGAGAGAGAGCCAGGAATCTGAACAGGCCTGTTGTTGATCTCACGATTGATGTTGAAAGGGAGATGAGGCTCAAGATTAACGAGGAAGAGGTAAGGAAGATTGTTGAGAGAGCCTGCAACCCGCTGCTCACAAGAATCCACTGGAATGTTGGTGGTTACTTTACTCCAATCAACCTAGATGGAGAAGCGAGAGAGAGTATTGAGAAGTCCGTGATAAAACAGCTTCTCGAAAACTATAGCTATGGAGACATATCCAGCGAGGTTCTTGATTTGAAGAGGATATTCAACTCTTCCTTCAATCTGAAGATGGTCGACAGGATGGTTGAGGACATTCTGTTTGAGTCCGGAAAGGATGATGAAAAGGATTATGAAAGTAAAATCGAAGATGACAGTAAAAACGAGGATTCCGAAGAGGATTCTGAAGTCTGGGACTGGAGGAGTGCTGTCAGCAAAGGAAAATAGCAGGGTGTAAATATGATACGGGAGGTTGTGCTTGAGAACATCAAGAGCTACGAGTTTGAGAGGATCGAGTTCAGCGAAGGATTGAATGCGATAATTGGTGAGAACGGTGCTGGAAAGACAACGATTCTTGAAGCGATAGGCTTCGCACTTTTCGACTCAATAGCATACAAGATATCCGATTTTCTGAGGAGGGGAGCGAAAAAGGGGCTCGTTAGAGTTAGATTCACCTCGCTCGATGGCAGGGATTACGAGGTTGTAAGAAAAATAACAGAAAGCGGAACATCGGAATACTACATAAACGATCTCGAAGCGGGCAGGGTTGCTGAAGGGAAAGACGTTCTCGAGTTCATAAAGTTAGCCTTCGGGATAGATGGCGACCAAAAAACCTTCTTTGAGAATGCTATAGGAGTTTTACAGGGAAAGATGACCTCTCAATTCCTTGAATCTCCAAGCGTGAGGAACAGGATATTCTCTCCGATAATCGGGGTTGAAAGCTACAAGAAAGCGTATGAAAGAAGCAGAGAGTACGAGAACTTCCTATCAGATAAAATTCACGATGGTGAGAAGAAGATCATCTCTCTCAAGAAAGATGTTGAGCTGAAGAGTAGCGTTGAGCAGGATCTCAAAAAGCTTAAAGCTAAGAAAGATTCTCTGATCAAAAAGAAAAAGATAATTCTAAAAGAGCTGAATGCTCTGAAGAAAAAACATGATGAGCTTTCTGAGATAAAAGATAAGATTGATGATTTAAAGCAAAAAATCTCCAGAAAACAGGACAAACTGAGCTCTGAGAAAGAGGATCTCTCCAAGCTCAAGCAGGAATTAAGTAAAATCCTTGAGATAGAAAAGAAAACTAAAGAGTTGGAGGCGTCATATAGGGAATACCTCGACCTTGAGAATAGGTTAGAGGAACTTGACGCTGAAGAGAGAGATCTGTCGAAAAAGTTGGATGAGCTTTCTGAGGTTTCAGTGGAAATCGAGAAGCTGAAAACTCAGATAAGTTCGACAAAAAAAGCTCTAAAAGAGATAGAAGAAAAAGAGAAGGAAATTGATGGGATCAAAGAAGATGCGAGAAGAGAGGAGGTGTTGCTGAAAGAGATTTCAGCAATAGAGTTGCTATCTGTGGAGAGAGATCAGCTGAAAAAGAGGCTCAGGGATATCACCAAGGACATCGAACAGAAATCCATCAAGCTGGAAGAGCTTAAGAGAAGAGAAGAGAAGTTCAGAGAGGCTATGGAGAAACTGGAAAAGCTCTCAAACATTGAGGAAAAGTATGAAAAACTTCTAAAGCTCTCGGTCAGGCTTTCTGAAGACAGGAAATCCATTATCGAGAACATAAAAGCTGTCAAAACAAATCTATGCCCCATTCTGGATGAAAAGTGTGATAGAATACATCAGAAGATAGATGATCTGGAGAGAAAGTTAAGGGTTGTTGAGGAGAGGCTTGAGGAAGTTGACAAAAAAATGAACGCAGCAAAAAAAGCCGTAGAGGTGAAGAACAGACTTGAGAGTGCAATATCAAAATTGAAGGCTGAACTGAAGCAGAAAGAGGAGATCGAAAATGAGATAAAAGAAAAAATAAAGACCAGAAATGAGATTGAGAGTAGAACAAAGGAGATCGACTCCAAACTTGAGCAAAAGGAGAATATAATTCAGGAGTTCGAGAGAGTTAAGGGGAGCCTTGAGAGATTGAAGATACTTGAATCCGAGATTGGCAAAAAATCTGATCTGATCGAGGAGCTAAAAAATCTGGAGAACAGGCTTGAGCATCTAAACAGTATTGCAAAGGATCTAGAGCCATCTAAATCGAAGTACACAAGTGTAAAAGAGGAGATCGAGAAGATCGCGAAAAGACTGAAGATTTTGAGGCCAGCATACGATAGCTACCTCTCATTAGCCCCTCAAATCAAGAAAAAGGATGAGCTAAAAAACAGGATTTCCGAACTTGAAGGAGGAATTAACAGGCTAAAACAGGAAATCGTGTCCATGGAAGTTCAGCTAAAATCTCTCGAAGAGAAATTCAACAGTGAGGAGTTCGAGAGCCTATCTCAGAAGATGCTTGAAATCATGAGCGAGAAGGGGAAGGTTGAGGGGGAGATTAAAGGTGTGAGCGAGAGCATAGAGAAGCTGGAGTCCAGCTTGGCCGAGCTTAAGGAGAGAGAAAAGGAGTATTTGAGACTTAAAGATGAGATGGACAGGTTGAAAAGAAAGCTCGAGTTTATCAGGGCATTGAGAGAGATCTTCAATCTTGCAGTGCCTGAAATAACGAAAGCTTATGTCTCTGCAGTATCTGAGATAGCGAACAGGTTCTTCTGTGAGCTTATGGATGACTACAATTGGGAAATTGAGTGGACAGAGGATTTCGGAATCAAAGCAAGGTACAGAGGAAGGGAGATAAGCTTTGCACAGATGAGCGGTGGAGAGCAGATGTGTGCTGCGATAGCGATAAGGCTTGCCCTGATGACGGTTCTCTCGAACATGAAGGTTGCCTTTTTCGATGAACCAACCCAGAATATGGACGAGGTCAGAAGAAAGAACCTTGCCATACAGCTTTCAAAAATAAAGGGATTCAGGCAGATATTCGTGATAACCCATGACGATACCTTTGAGGAAATGGTCGAGAACGCGATAAAAATCGTTAAGGAGAATGGTATCTCCAGAGTTGTGTGATGATCATATGCCGTTTGACAGGGTTCTGAACTCAAGGGTTATTGAAACGGTTTACGAAGTGAAGAGGTTTCTGGACAGCGAGTCCTATGAAGATGTAAAGCCTGAAATCGAGAGACTCAGAGTGGAGGTTGACTCAGAGAACTGGAAGTTCGAGGTTCTCAGGGATGTGAGGGTTGTTGGGGTTGACGGCAGCCAGCTCAGATACCTCAAGGAGTTCGGAGTGCCGTTCGGTGCCGTACAGGTTGCCAAACTGATTCTTATTCACGGGAAAGGGGAATACCGAGTAGACTACAGAACGAAGTGGGTGGAGAGTGATAAGAGCCTGGATCTCGAGAGGTTTGAGCTTGAGCTAAAAACGATGCTTGAGGAGCTTGAGAGCGATATTCTGTTCTTCGATGGCAGCTTTTCAGTTTCCTTTGCAAACCAGTACAGAAAGGATATAAGGGACAGATACTTCCAGCTCATAAGCGAGTTCCTGGAGAAGAGCAAAAACAGGGCTTTTGTTGTCGGTTTCATTGACAGAAGCTACTCGAAAGACTTATTCAGACCATACGATAGCTTTATCCTCAAAAACTATCTGAGGAACTTTGAGTACACAGAGCCAATGCCCTGTACGGAATTGAATGATGTTTTCTTCTCGTACCTCAAGATTGGAAACTCTGTAGTGAGGGTCGAGTTCCCGAAGTGGATGGCTGGAATGCATGATGTGTTCATGAGATATGTTGTCGCTGAATGTCTGCTCGGCAGCACCAGACAGTATCCGTATGTGCTCGAGAGGGCTCACATGTACGCTGTAATCAGTGAGAGGGAGAGGGAGATAATCGGCAAGATGATTGGAAGGGAGATATCATATAAGTGGATGGCAAAGTATCTCAGAAGGTGAGTTTATGAAGGTTATCAGGATCCTGAGTCAGGACGAGTTTGAGATCGATGGAGATCTGAAAGAGGGAGATGTTGTCAGGGTTGGAGATTGCTATGCGATTGTCATAAAGATCTATCACGAAGAGTCTGAGCTTTTGAGGTATCTTCACAATGAAGGCGAGATCAGGAGTTATCTTCCCGACATCAATCTTGGTAGAAGGATAGCGAGGTGTCTTTCCATAAAGAAGGATTTTGTGCCAGAGATAGGTGCTGATGCTGAGATAGTTGATGATTCCGAGCTTAAAAAAGCTCATCTGGTGGATGGGGAGTTCTCCATGCCATATCTTGTTCAGATGATGAGGAAATGCAGAGACAGAATGTGGATAGTCAGGGACTATCTGGAGAGGCTGATGAGAGCGATTCCCGAGGAGAGGGATGTTATCGAGATCATAAAGTCGGAAGTGGAGTACAGCATGCTCAGGGATGTGGAGGTTTGAGGGTGGGAATTAAGAGGTGACCTGATATGAAGGCGATAGGTCTCGTCAAGTCCGGAGAGGGTTTGGAGTTCAAATTCGTAACTCCGGATGACAAGCTAAGAAACGGTGAGTTCGTTTACTACATCTACAACGATAGGAAGGTTATCTGCAGGGTTGTGAAGAAGTCTCCTCTCAGGCTGTATCCCGACATATACCTCTCAAAGCCGAGCATCGATCCTGAAAGGATAATAAAGATTATGGGAATAAATAAAACTGAGTTTGAGCTTTTCGAGGTTACCGCGAGCATTATCGGCTACTACGACAGAAATCTGGGATTCGTTAATCCTCGAGTTATCCCGAAACCCGGTCAGAAGGTTTATCTTGCTGAGGAAGAGGTCATCTCTGAAACACTTTTCAAAAAAAAGCTGGGTGAGGTTGGATCGATACACATCGGCTACCTGCTGAATAGAGATGATGACGTTCCCGCCGTGCTTGAGACATCATCAATAGTAAGCGAGCACATGTGCATTCTCGCCTCAACCGGGAGTGGAAAGAGCTATCTTGCTGGAGTGCTGGTTGAAGAGCTTTTAAAGCCCCACAATTCCGCTTCAGTGTTAATACTTGATCCACATGG
This genomic window contains:
- a CDS encoding AAA family ATPase, translating into MIREVVLENIKSYEFERIEFSEGLNAIIGENGAGKTTILEAIGFALFDSIAYKISDFLRRGAKKGLVRVRFTSLDGRDYEVVRKITESGTSEYYINDLEAGRVAEGKDVLEFIKLAFGIDGDQKTFFENAIGVLQGKMTSQFLESPSVRNRIFSPIIGVESYKKAYERSREYENFLSDKIHDGEKKIISLKKDVELKSSVEQDLKKLKAKKDSLIKKKKIILKELNALKKKHDELSEIKDKIDDLKQKISRKQDKLSSEKEDLSKLKQELSKILEIEKKTKELEASYREYLDLENRLEELDAEERDLSKKLDELSEVSVEIEKLKTQISSTKKALKEIEEKEKEIDGIKEDARREEVLLKEISAIELLSVERDQLKKRLRDITKDIEQKSIKLEELKRREEKFREAMEKLEKLSNIEEKYEKLLKLSVRLSEDRKSIIENIKAVKTNLCPILDEKCDRIHQKIDDLERKLRVVEERLEEVDKKMNAAKKAVEVKNRLESAISKLKAELKQKEEIENEIKEKIKTRNEIESRTKEIDSKLEQKENIIQEFERVKGSLERLKILESEIGKKSDLIEELKNLENRLEHLNSIAKDLEPSKSKYTSVKEEIEKIAKRLKILRPAYDSYLSLAPQIKKKDELKNRISELEGGINRLKQEIVSMEVQLKSLEEKFNSEEFESLSQKMLEIMSEKGKVEGEIKGVSESIEKLESSLAELKEREKEYLRLKDEMDRLKRKLEFIRALREIFNLAVPEITKAYVSAVSEIANRFFCELMDDYNWEIEWTEDFGIKARYRGREISFAQMSGGEQMCAAIAIRLALMTVLSNMKVAFFDEPTQNMDEVRRKNLAIQLSKIKGFRQIFVITHDDTFEEMVENAIKIVKENGISRVV
- a CDS encoding amino acid kinase family protein produces the protein MIVVKLGGSVKNNWKTLTDTLISVWRVKGESILIITGGGELADIVRKMNVDDENSHWMAIACMEINSYHLLSMSPELKKIAVKSVDEMSFEGVGVLLPYMLMISKDPLPHSWSVTSDSIAIWVAGELNAEKMIKITDVDGIYRDGILINEIRAEELNFKTCLDEYSPKLIGHYGIDVFICNGNKPERVKDYILRDKPFGTLIKGR
- a CDS encoding LEA type 2 family protein, with translation MKKLAVLIIIGFIIAGCSQVKLGKPEIRSIENHWGGIHEDYSEVITNIKVYNPNPVPIPLKDVETKIYMNSIEMGHGSALKSEIAANTESTIELSTKIDNSKIPEWWVSHIKNGEKSTMLFEGDLVFDLKVTEFKYPIKLTRTVETNILSGFKLDKPEEIRFNGIKVRILSLDTRWGEVTKDYTEIIATAEIESNLKVMLEKISYTIEMNGIKVGEGESNILQEVGGKTKVEFITKIDNNKLTEWWISHLKNGERTEVRLNAKGIVSVHDEKEEITLIDQVIAFQTNFG
- a CDS encoding HVO_2753 family zinc finger protein, which gives rise to MEVHKCISCGENLIGMNYVKFPCPNCNESIYRCKRCRKLANLYKCPSCGFVGP
- a CDS encoding elongation factor 1-beta — encoded protein: MGDVVMKIKVMPADVNVDLEKIYSEIEKIKSEKISLRDKKIQPIAFGLKALLLMAVMPDEGSIGDEFVEAIKKIEGVESVEIESVELL
- a CDS encoding DNA double-strand break repair nuclease NurA translates to MPFDRVLNSRVIETVYEVKRFLDSESYEDVKPEIERLRVEVDSENWKFEVLRDVRVVGVDGSQLRYLKEFGVPFGAVQVAKLILIHGKGEYRVDYRTKWVESDKSLDLERFELELKTMLEELESDILFFDGSFSVSFANQYRKDIRDRYFQLISEFLEKSKNRAFVVGFIDRSYSKDLFRPYDSFILKNYLRNFEYTEPMPCTELNDVFFSYLKIGNSVVRVEFPKWMAGMHDVFMRYVVAECLLGSTRQYPYVLERAHMYAVISEREREIIGKMIGREISYKWMAKYLRR
- a CDS encoding metallophosphoesterase family protein, which encodes MIKFAHLADVHVGNRQYGSYERQMDFAQAFLNAIKFCVSEKVDFIIISGDLFHKKSEIDPLTLLQVKKVLEIPKKAEIPVIAVEGNHDSTYFRENYTWLDYLAGSDLLINLKPSFDDGLVVEEWDGEGAYIDLDGVRIYGMKYYGSLTERILDEYAKKIKRSGFTIFVSHIGVEGYVKNMYGCIGSSKLHRLRGRVDYIALGHVHKAFVEDDFIFNPGSLEICDISEVDYDRGVFIVEFDGEVRYSLRNEFYKPRDFLIAKYRFKDRSFDDFSKFLRERARNLNRPVVDLTIDVEREMRLKINEEEVRKIVERACNPLLTRIHWNVGGYFTPINLDGEARESIEKSVIKQLLENYSYGDISSEVLDLKRIFNSSFNLKMVDRMVEDILFESGKDDEKDYESKIEDDSKNEDSEEDSEVWDWRSAVSKGK